The DNA sequence CACGCCACGGCCATGGCGATCATGACGCGCTGGCACATCCCTCCGGACAGCTCAAACGGGAAGGCGCCGTAGACGCGCCCCGGGTCAGGAATCTGCACCCGGGCGAGCAGGTCCAGGGTCCGGGACCGCGCCGCCCCCGAATGAAGGTCGGTGTGGTGCCGGATGACATCTTCGATCTGCCGGCCCACGGGCCGAATCGGGTTGAGTGCGGCGCGCGCCAGCTGGAAGGTCATGGAGATCTCGCTGCCTCGGAAGCGGCGAAGCGTGCTTTCGTCCGCCGCAAGTAGGTCGGTCCCCTTGAAAAGCGCGCGCCCGGCCGTGACCCGTGCGGTTGGGGGAAGCACGCCCATGATCGCCAGCGCCGAGATGGTCTTGCCCGAGCCACTCTCGCCGACCAGGCCTACGGTCTCGCCCCAACCCACGGTGAATCCCACGCCGTCCAGCACCCTGACGGTCCCGTCGCGCGCGCGGAACTCGAGCGACAGATCCTCGACCGAAAGCAGCGGTCCTGCGCCCCGCATCACGAGCGCCTCCGGGGATCTATGAGGTCACGCAGGCCGTCGCCCATCAGGTTGAACGAAAGCACGGCCAGCATCAGGGCGATCCCTGGGAAGGTCGAAACCCACCACTCGCCCGACATCATAAACGCCGATCCATCGGCCACCATGATGCCCCACTCCGCGGTCGGCGGCCGCACGCCGAGCCCTATGAACGACAACCCGGCCGCGCTGAGGATCGCCCACCCCATGTTCATTGAGGCCTGCACAATCAGCGGGGGCAGGCAGTTGGGGAAGATGTGGGCGGCGAGAATCCGCCTCGGCGTGTTGCCGGCAAGGCGCGCCGCCTCGACGTATCCGGCGTTGCGTCGGACGTTGACCTCGGCGCGGGCGATCCGAGCATACGAGGGAAAGTTGATGAGGGCTACCGTGAGCACGATGTTCATCACAGAGGTCCCGACCGCGGCCATGATTCCCATGGCCAGGACGAAGAGGGGAAAAGCCATAATTGTGTCCACAACGCGCGTAACGACCCGCTCGGTCCAGCCGCCGTAGAAACCGGCGGATGCTCCTGCGGCGCTCCCGGCTGCGAAGGACAGGGTGACCGCGGATATCGCGATGAGCAGGTCGAGGTGCGTCGCCACGATCACCCGGCTCAGAATGTCCCGGCCGAGGTGATCGGTGCCGAACCAGTGCGTGGTCGAAGGCGGCGCCAGATGCGGCCCAACCGCGGTCGCCAGCGGTTCGTGCGGCGCGATCCACTGGCCGAATACCGCCAGCACGACCAGGCCGGTCAGCAGCAGAAACGCGCCGAAGGTCAGCGGGTTTCCGAGCACCACGTATCGGCCCGCTCTGGCCAGGCGGAGTACGGTTGTACTCATGACTCGATCTGCACCCGGGGATCGATCACTCCGTAGAGCAGATCGATAAGGAGGTTGAGCAGCACGTACACCACCGCCATCGTTAGAACGAACCCCTGTACGGGCGCATAGTCGGACGCAATGACGGAATCCAGGGCATATGCGCCTATGCCCGGCCAGGCGTAGATCTTCTCGACCACCACGCTGACCCCCAAGAGAAAGGAGAGGACCAGGCCCAGCGTCGTGACGACCGGCAGCATCGCGTTCCGGAGCGCGTAGACGTAGAGTACCGTCCGCGGCGCGAGACCGTTGGCCCGGGCCGTGCGAACATAGTCGCTGGCCAGGACGCCCAGCATCGCCGCCCGCGTCATCCTGGTGATCGGCGCGAGGGCGGCCAGCCCTAACGTCATCGTGGGAAGGATCAGTTGCTTGGCCGCGGCCAGGAAGAGCCCCGGGTCCCGCGCCAGCAGGCTGTCAATCAGGAAGGATCCCGTCACCGCCGCCGGCGCCTGCCTGAATACCTCCAGACGGCCCAGCGGCGGCGGCGCCCACCCCAGCAGGTAGTAGAGGACATAGACGAGTACCAGCCCGGTGAAGAACACGGGAAGCGAGTTGCCCATCGTGGCCAGCAGGCGTGTCACGTGATCTACCCCGGAGCCGGGGCGTGTCGCGGCAAGCACCCCAAGGGGCAGCGCCAGGGTCAACGCGAGCAGCAGGCCGCAGGTGGCCAGCTCGAGCGATGCCGGCAGCCGGGCGCGCAGGTCTGCCGCGACCGGCTGGCCGGTTGTAAGCGAATGGCCCAGGTCGCCCCGGGTAAGGTCGCGCAGGTACAGTACGAACTGCTCCGGCAGGCTGCGGTCCAGACCCAACCTGCCGCGGATCTCTTCGATCGCTTGGGGAGTAGCGGCCGGCCCGGCAAAGTACGCGGCGGGATCGCCGGGCAGGGCGCGGTTCAACAGGAAGGTGACGACGATCACCCCGACCACGCCCGGTAGCGCGGTCGCCAGCCGCCTGGCCACCATTCTTAGGGACGGGCTGCTCACCTCAGTTCTTCACCAATGAGCGGAAGTCAATCTGGCGATGGAACCAGTATGTGTACCCTGAGATGCTCTTCTGCATCACCACATCCATGGACGGCTGGAACAGCGGCAGAATGGGCACGTCCCGGAGCGCGACCTTGATGAACTCCCTTACCTGCTCGGCGTACCGCTTCTGGTCCGTCTCGAACCGCGCCGCGTCTATGAGCTTGTCCATCTCAGGATTCTGGTAGGAGCTGGTGTTGGACGCGGAGTTGTCGCCGTGCAACACCCACAGGTAGAAGTACTCGGGGTAGTTGAGCCAGCCGCTGAACACGTTGATGATGAGCGGAAGGTCCTTCCGAAGCAGCGCTCCGCGCCAGACCGCGCCCGGGATCTTGTTGATGGTGGCGTTGATTCCTATCAGGCGCAGCGATTCCTGCAGCAGGATCGCCATCGGTTCGTTGGTGGCCGCAAAGCCCGCGTTGAAAGAGATCGTGGTGTCGAACCCATTTGGAAACCCGGATTCGGCCATCAGGGCCTTGGCCTTTGACAGGTTCTGCATGGTGTAGGGCGACATCTTGGGATCGTACCCAAACGTGTTGCTCGCCACGGGCGTGACGAGTGGCGCCGACCGGCCGAACGTAGCCGCCTCGACAATCCTCTTGCGCGGCAGCGCGTAGGCCACCGCCTGCCGGACGCGGACGTCGCTGAAGGGTGCGTGCTTGGCGTTCATCCCCACGTACATCATCGCGTTTTCCACCGGCGTGCCGATGACCGTTAGGTTCCCCTGCTTGGCCAGCTCGACGAAGTCACGGGCGGGCAGATCCATGACGATGTCGGCGTCGCCCCGCTCGATCAGCGCGCGCCGGCTGCCTGCCGAGGGCACCTCGCGCACCACTACCCGCCTAATCTTCGGCAGAGGGCCGGACTTCCAGTTGTCGTTGCGCACGTAGACGGTCTCCTGGCCGGGCCGCCACGACTCCACCTTGTAGGCGCCGCCGCCGGCGGTGTTGTTCCGCAGCCACGCCATCGCCCACGGGTCGGTGGGCGTCGCGTGCCGCTTGGCCAGGGCGGAGTTGAATATGACGGGGACCGGCACCGCCAGGTTCGGCAGGGTCAGCTTGTCTCTTCTCAGGAAGTTGATGCGAAACGTGTGCTCGCCCATTACCACGAACTGCTCAGGCTTTTCCATGCTGCCGGCGTTCATCTGGAACGTGGGAAAGCCGCCGACGGTAACGGCGCGGTCAAAGGACCACTTCACGTCGTGGGCCGTCACCGGTGTGCCGTCGTGGAACTTGGCGTCCTTGCGCAGGACGAACGTGACGGACATGCCGTCCGCCGACAGCCACCACCGCTGCGCCAGCTCGGGTTCGAGCTTCGTGAAGTCGTACGACACGGTGCCGTTAGGCAGGGTCTTCTTGCCGTAGGTCAGCAGCCGATCGTAGGCGTTCCACGTGACACCGTAGACTTGGAAGTTGGCTCCAACGCCGTGGATGTCCATGCTGTTGGGCCCACCCTCCGTCACCACGAGCAGTGTGTCGGAGCGGTCCTGGCTGAAAGACGGCATCGCCATGGTCGTTGAAAGCAACAGCGCGATCGCCGACAGAATCGCTGCCTTCCACCATTGAGACTTCATCTCTGCCCTCCTGTCTTGTGCGTTTTGCCGAGCCATCATCTTGCCTCCGGGTGTATCCGTAGGATCCACAGGCGCATCAGGGTTACATACAGAACGACCGCAACCGGCACTGAGACCAGCCAGGAGTACCGCAGCCAGACCACCCCAAGTATGGAAGCGATCCCGTGCGCCAGGTATGCAGCCGGGTTGAAGCCGCCGCTATACGTGTACGGCCCGTCGCGGCGGAAGAGCGCGGGGACGTTCAGCCGGCGTCCGCGGATGAGGTAGTAGTCCGCAAGCATCACCCCGGCCACGGGCGAGAGCGCCGCGCCGACTGCGGGCAGGTACGTGAGAAATGAGTTAACCAGACGCCACGGCATCACCGCGACGAGACCGATTACCCCACCTAAGAGAACCCCGTGGGCGAAGCTGACTCGGGGTGCGAACAGGCTGCTGAGGACGTATCCAGGAGCATATAGGTTCGCGGCCACGTTCGTGCTCAACTGCGCCAGCAGGATGATTGCCAGCCCGACGAGGACCATCACACCACCCAGAGCAGCGCCAATCGCCTCTACCGGATTGCCGTGGCCGGTGAACACCTTCCCCAGATAGCCCACGGTGGCGAAGAGCATCATGCCCAGCGTGAGGCCGGGGAGCTGCCCCAGCAGGCTGTGCCGGTTGCGATGGAAGAACCCTCGTGCGCCGGGCGTGGTTTTCACGAAGCGGGTGAAATCCGGGATGTTGTCCGCAACGGTAATCCAGTAGGAGAGGTTTGCCGTCACCGCAACCCAGAACGGAATGGGGTTTGTGATTGGGAACGACGCGACCTTTTCCCATCCGCCCTGAGAGCCCAGCAGGTAGACCACCAAGGCCGAGAGCACCAGGAGGGCGGGCGCCGCGAAGTTCTCCACCCGCTTGATGCCGTGGATGCCGCGCATCGTGATCAGTATCTGGAGCGCACCGAACGACCAGTACCACAGTGGCCAGTTGGAGTACCCCGTGAGCAGTCTCACGGACATGTCTATCGCGGTGGCGCCGAAGTAGGTTTGGATCGCGAACCAGCACACTGCGACGCCGGCGCGCAGCAGGGACGGCGCCCAGGCACCCCAGATGCCGTAAGGTGCGCGCAGGTATACGGCATATGTCACACCGTGCTGGATGCCGATGTCGCCGTTGAGCACGGATACAACCCCCACGACGAGGTTACCCAGCGCGATGGCCGCAAGTGCGTCCATGAGCGAAAGCCTTCCTGCGAACGACGCCCCCAGCAGGAAGACGCCCATCTGGGCGACCATGCCGAACCAGAGCCAGACGAAGTCCGTCCAGCCGATTACCCGCTGGTCGGGCCGTGTGGGCAGGATGTCACGGTGCGCAAGGGCCGCCTCTGCGCGGGCAGGTGCAACGGCGGATGCGACCTCCGCGGTCATGGTCTCTGCGGTCACGTGGACTCGGCGGCGCCCGATCCGGCCCGGGTCTCGCTCAGCGCTCTCAAGAGGACCGCTGAGCCGGACACCCATCCAAAGATCCCGCCCTGCGCCTTGATCATCCGGATCCCGGCTTCGTGGAAATCGGGGAAGTATGATGCAACGCAGTCCTCCAGCACGAGGCACTCGAACCCTCGGTCGTTGGCTTCGCGCACGGTGGTGTGCACGCACACCTCGGTTGTGACCCCGGTCACGATCAGGCTCCGAATGCCGCGTTCCCGGAGAATCAGTTCCAGGTTGGTTGCGTAGAACGACCCTTTGCCCGGCTTGTCGATCACGGGCTCACCGTGAGCCGGGGCAAGCTCTGGAACGATCTCGTGCCCGGGCTCGCCCCGAATGAGCACCCGACCCATTGGGCCGGCATCCCCAATCCCCGTCTTCAGGCGCCCCCGCGTCCTCTTTGTGGGCGGAAGGTCGCTGAGGTCGGAGCGGTGTCCCTCCCTTGTGTGTATGACCGTCATGCCGCGGGCGCGAAACGCGTCCAGCACGCGGCGGGTCGGAGCGATGGCCCTGCGCAGGTGGGTGACGTCGTTTCCAAGCATCTCGCCGAATCCGCCTGGCTCTAGGAAGTCGCGCTGCATGTCGATCACCAACAGCGCGACCGCATCCGGGCTGAACTCGAACGGGTAGGGCTCTGCGTCAACCCTCACTCGACACACCTGTTGCATCGTTTCTCTGCGGCCCCATCCTCACCGATTCAGGTATATGGAAGCCAGCAGCTCTTTGACCGCGTGCAGTACGTTGGCCTTGCTCTCAAGGATGTGATCACGGATGGCCGCGCCGGCCGCGCCGGCATCCCCCTTTTCGATGAGTTCGAGGATGCGTGCGTGTTCAAGATACGTGAGGCGGATCCGGTGGGGGTCGGTGAAGTCCTTGGCGCGGATGGCCCGAATCCGCTCGCTGATGGAGCGCAGGTATTCGGCAAGAGCCCCGTTGCCGCCGGCCTCGGCAATCGCGGCGTGGAAGCCCTCGTCCAGGTTCAGCATCGCCTTGGGTGAGGGAAGAGGCTCGGGGATCTCGGCCCAGGTCTCCTGTAGCTTCCTCCAGTCAACCGCGCGCCCGCGGTCCACCGCCAGGGAGACCGCGAAGGTCTCCAGCGCCACACGGACCTCGTACTGCTCTTCAACTTCCGCCAGGTTGATCTCCCGCACATAGTACCCACGCCGTGGGGCGATGCGGATCAACCCGGCCTGCGCCAGTCTCTTGAGCGCCTCGCGGATCGGCGTCCGGCTCGTCTGCCATTCTTGCGCCAACCCGTCCTCCAGCAGCCGCTCGCCGGGCTTGAGGTCGAACGCCAGGACTCGCTCCTTCAGCTCATCGAAGATGCGGTCTGTCAACACAGGGGTCTCTCCGGATATGGCGTACAATCCTGCGTACCTAAGTGTATATCTTATTGCATACGACTCCATGTTTCAAGGGTGTTTGTGATGCTTGGGGGATGTGATCCGTGTCGACTCCCTGCCTGGGCGTGCAGGTTGAGGCACTGCCGGTTGGCGCGACCCTGACGCCGCCCTATGCCTAGAAGGTGGAGCATGCCCAGACACCTCCCGGACTTAGCAGACCCCTGCGGTAGCATCCACACAGCGCCGGTTGAGGAGGTGTACCGTTCGCTGGCGACCGGTCCAGGGGGCCTGTCGCCGGACGAGGCGGAGAGCCGCCTGTACCGCTTTGGCCCGAACGCGATTCGCGAGGTTCGGCGCGCGCCGCTCGTTCTGAAGTTCCTGGCCAACTTCACGCACCTGATGGCCGTACTCCTGTGGGTTGGCGGCACTGCTGGGCGGCGGACCTTCCTAAGGTGTGCCTCAGCTTTCGTGAATGACAGGAGCAAAGCAATCTGTGGGGTGGCCGTGAGCTTTACATTCCTGGTAATACCCTTCACTCTGAATGTATGAGGAGCACCGTCTCTACCAAGGGTCAGGTGACCATTCCGGTGCATGTGCGGAACCAACTCGGCCTGCACCCGGGGACACCCGTGACCTTTGACCTCCGCGAACGGGACGTAATTATGCGAGAAGGCCGCCCGGGTCAACACCCTGTGGACCGCGTATTCGGCACCCTGCGACTGAAGCGGCCGGTGGATGCCCTGCTGGATGAGATGCGCGGCCCCCGTCCGAAGCGGCCATGAAGACCGCCTTGGACACCTCCGTGCTGCTGGATGTCCTCGGTGCTGACCCCACGTTTGGCGAGCAGTCTCGATCGGCGCTGCGGATGGCCTATGACGCCGGGGCCTCGCGGCGTGCGAGGTGGTATGGGCTGAGGTCCGGGCGCACTTTCCTGGGGACGACGCCTTTGACGAAGCCCTGGCTAGTCTCGGCGTGCAGTTCGACCCGGTCTCGGCCCAGGCCGCAATCGCAGCCGGCAAACTGTGGCGGGAACACCGGAAGGGCGCGCGCCTTGCCCGAGACCGGGTCGTCGCGGATTTCCTCGTAGGCGCGCATGCCCGGCTGCAGGCGGATGCGCTTCTTACCAGAGATCGTGGGTTCTACCGGCGGTACTTCGCAGGTCTCAGCATCATCGACCCGACGGTAGGGTAGTCTTCACGGTACATCCTGCCGCCACATACAGGTGTGCCCGTCACCATGAGAGAAACGTGCGTGGACTGAGAGAGGGAGGCGACTCGGTTGGCTGGACTGGGAGTTCGCACCTGGAGACTGCCCGCGCACGCCTTTGGCCCCGGCGCGCTGTCGGCGCTAGAGGGGTACGTGGCGAGCACAGGGGCGCGGCGCCCGCTGCTGGTTTCCGACAGGGCGGTGGCTCGGCTCGGGCTGGCAGAGAGCGTGGTGGCTGCCGCAGGGCTGCCGCAGGGATCGGTAGGCGTGTTCGACGATGTGGATCCTGAACTACCTCTGTCCTGCGTGAGGGCGGCGCTTGAGGCAACGCGGGCCGGCGGGCACGATCTCATCATAGGCCTGGGAGGCGGCAGCACGCTGGACGCAGCCAAGGTCTGCGCGGCGCTGTCCGGTCGGCCGGGTGACGTGCGGGACTACATAGGCGTCGGGAAGGTTCCCGGGCCGGGCCTGCCGAGCATTCTGATCCCCACCACAGCCGGGAGCGGCTCCGAGGCCACCCCCAACGCTCTCATCATGGACTACGAGCGGGGGGAGAAGGTGGCGATGGTCAGCCCGCACCTGATTCCCACTTACGCGATCCTGGATCCGGGCCTGACGAAGACCCTGCCTCCCGCGGTCACAGCCCAGAGTGGCATGGATGTGCTGGCGCACGCCATCGAGTCCTACACATCCCGCAGGGCAGACATGTACACCGAGATGTACAGCCGGCACGCCGCGCTGCTGGCAGGCCGGAACCTGCGCGACGCGGTGCATCGGGGCGGCGACCTGGACGCCCGGGCAGGCATGCTGCTGGGCAGCTTTCTGGCAGGGGCCGCGATCGGCCAGGCAGGCACCTCGGCCACGCACGCCCTGGCCTACCCGTTGGGCGCACGCTACCACGTCCCCCACGGTCTGGCCATTGCACTTCTGCTGCCCAGCGTGATGGCTGCGAACCGGACGGCTGTCGAGGCGAAGTACGCAGAGATCGCGCTCCTGCTGGAGGATGGTTCGCCCGAGGGTGGTCTGCGCGAAGGCCATCAGCGCCTGGACGGCCGCGCCGCGGCGCCGGCGGTGCGCCGCCTGTGCGACGAGATCGGGATCCCGATGGGCCTGGCCCGGCATGGCGTGGATCCGGCCGCCATCCCCGAGATGGCTGCGGAGGCGCACGCGATTCGCCGCCTCATGGACAACAACCCGCGGGAGTTGAGCGTGGAGCAGGTGGCCGCGATCTTCGCAGACGCGATGTGAGGGACGGAACGGTGTCGCGGTTTGCGCTCTCAACGGCGTGGCACATCGCCAGGATCACGGACGCCCGCGAGCTCCTCGCTTTGCCGGCACGGCTGGGTTTCGGCGGGGTGGAGCTCAGCTCGGTGGGCTTGGATCTGGCGGCGGAGGTGCGGGAGGTTGCTGGCGACGGCTACCCGCCCATAGTCAGCCTGCACGCTCCGTGTCCGGTGCCCTACCCAGGGGCCGCGCGCCTTGACGACCTGGCCGCGCTCGACGAACGTCGCCGACGGGCCGCGGTGGATTTCACCAAGGCGACCGTGGACATGGCCGCGGCAGTGCGCGCGCGTGCAATCGTGCTGCACCTGGGCGCCGTGGAGGGCACGCTTCCGCAGCCGGCCATCGTCCAGGCAATGGAAGACGGGATGAAAGTTGGGATGAAAGTCGGGATGGAGGCCGGGGATCGGGACGAGTGGAAGGCACTGCTGGCAAAGGGACTTGCTGCGCGGAAGGCTGTGGCTGATCGCCACCTGGACCGTTGCATGGCAAGCCTGGAGGCACTGACCGCCCACGCCGCGGGATCAGGCGTACGTCTGGGTGCGGAGACCCGTTACGAGTACAACGATCTCCCGAGCTTCGAGGAGTTCGCGGTGATACTTCGGGAGTTCGGGGACCGCGGCGTCGGGTACTGGCACGACGTGGGCCATGGCCACGCCCAGCAGGTGCTCGGCCTGGCGACTCCCGCGCAGTACCTGGAACGCTACGGAGAGCACCTTTTGGGATTTCATCTGCACGACGCCCGTTCAACTCGAGACCACCTGCCGCCCGGCGAGGGTGATGTGGACTTTGAGGCGCTGCGCCCCTACGCCCGCCCGGAGCACCTGCGCGTGTTCGAGGTGTTCAACGTTCAACCCGAGGAGCGGTTGGATCGTTCGCTTCGGTACCTTGAAGAGCTGAACCTCTAGCGCCATTGACACGTCCCCGCACACCGGCCATATAATGAGCAGGACGGATGGACGACGAGACATCCGTACATTTACCCGCCACGAAGCGTCGCTTCATGAAGCGTCGCTCGAGGAGGCATTTTCATCGGGCCGGAGGTGAGAGCGTCGAGCAGCGCACGGTCGTGTACGGGAACTCCTGAACGTCGAGAAGCTCCTGAACAGGGAGGGGAGGAGATAGATGAAGTGTCGCGGTCTGAAGTGGCGCGTCGTCACCATGAGCGTCGCAGCCGTGCTGGCGCTCAGCCTGTCCTCAATGGCAGGACCCCCGCTTCCCAAGGTCGTGATCGGGTGGACGCCTCCTGACATAACCGGTGTCTTCAAGACCGCCACCGATTTCTTCGAGAAGGGCGCAGCCGACGCGAAGAAGGCCGGCATCGAGGTCCAGGTGATCAGCCGCTCCCCGGCCACGCACGTGGCCTTCGCGGACCAGGTGGCCATCATCGAGGACTACATCCAGCGCAAGGTCAGCGTGATCGCCATCTCGCCCATCGAGGTCGAGGTAGTTATTCCCGCCATCAAGAAGGCGAACGCGGCCGGTATCCCGGTCATCATCGTCAACCTGCTGGAGCCCATCAAGGGCGTGGACGTCGCCTCCTATATCGGGTTTGACAACACTGTGGCAGGCATGATCTCCGCCTACTCGCTTCTCGACTACTACGGAGGTCCTGGAGTGCTGGGCACCGGCAGGAAGGTGGACGTGAAGCCGGGCACCTACCTGGACCTCAAGTGGTGGCAGGATCTCTACAAGACCGTGGATCCCAAGACCGCGGCCATCAAGGCGCGCGTTGCGATCATCGAGGGCGTGGCCGGCGGGTTCTTCTCGACGGCGCGCCTGAACGGGTTCAACAAGGTAGTGGGCCCGTTCCCCGGCGTCAAGGTGGTCGGGACGCTGCCGGCCGACTGGAACCGCGAGAAGGGGCGCAAGGCCGCCGAGGACTTCCTGACCCGGAATCCCAAGGGCAGTCTCGAGGCCATTTGGGCTGCTTCCAACGAGATGGGGTTGGGAGCAATGCTCTCGGCTGAGGCAGCCAAGCGCACCGAGATCAAGGTCTTCACCAACGACGTGACCCCGGAATCCACCGAGCGGATTGCCGAGGGGAGATTGATGGCTGAGACCTGGCACGGCTTCCCTGAGTGGGGCTGGTACGGCACGAAGTTTGCCGTGATGCTGGCCCTGGGGCAGAAGGCCGATGTGCCCCAGCTCTTTGACGTGCGTCCCCGCACCGTGTGGAAGGGCAACGCGCGGGAATACTACCCCAACCCCAAGCTGGAGCCCGTCAACTGGGCCGCCATAAAGGCCAAGTTCAAGTAACATGATGGTGGGCCGGGGCCTGTGCAGGCCCCGGCCCGCAAGCAAGGGGCAAACGGCGAGAGGCAAACGGCGAGAGGCACACGGCAAGGGCGCCCCGGCAGTCTGGCACACGGAGGGAAAGGGGCATGAGGGATAGGGGCATGGGAGTCCGCGGTAAGGTGGCGGTGATCACCGGAGGCGGCGCAGGCATCGGCCGCGCCGCGGCCCTCCTGTTTGCGCGCGAGGGTGCGAGGGTAGTCGTGGCAGATGTGGACAGGGAAGCCGGTGCCGCCACGGTTGCGCAGATAGCCGCCGAGGGCGGGGAGGCCACGTTCGTGGCCGCGGATGTGTCCAGGCCGAATGAGGTCGGCCTCATGGTAGAAGCGACCCTGACCGCCTTCGGGCGCCTGGACATCCTGGTGAACAACGCGGCGATCTACCGCCAGGGCGACGCTGAAACCACGACTGAGGACGACTGGCAGCGCATGCTGGAGGTGAACCTGACCGGCCCGTTCCTGTGTGCCAGGTACTGCATCCCCGTGATGCGGCATGGGGGCGGCGGCGTGATCGTCAACGTGGCTTCTGAGGCCGGTCTCGTGGGAATCAAGGGACAGGTGGCCTACAACGTCACCAAGGCAGGGTTGATCGGCCTTACCAGGAGCCTGGCCGTGGACGGTGCGCCGGCGATCCGCGCCAACTGCATCTGCCCGGGCACCTCGGACACTCCCCTGGTTGCGGCGGCGGTGGCGCGCCAGCCCGATCCGGAGGCGGCCCGGCGCGCGCTTGAATCGGTCCGGCCCATGGACCGCCTGGGGCGCCCCGAGGAGATCGCGTTCGGAATCCTGTGCCTGGCGTCCGACGAGCTCGCCTACGCGACCGGGGCCGTGCTGTCGGTAGACGGCGGGTACACCGCGCAGTAGGGGTTCTGAGGTGTCTGGCGGCGAGATCCTCCGACTTGAAGGCATTGACAAGCGCTTCCCGGGTGTCCACGCCCTGGACCAGGTGGACCTCGACCTTGTAGAGGGCGAGATCCACATGCTGCTGGGCGAGAACGGCGCCGGTAAGTCCACGCTCCTCAAGATCCTGAGCGGTTCGATACAGAAGGACGCTGGCCGCATTCTGCTGCGCGGCCGGCCGGTTGAGATCGCGGATGCCAAGCACGCCCGGGCGCTCGGGATAGGGATGGTCTACCAGGAACTCAGCCTCGTGCCCGGTCTGACCGTGGCGGAGAACATCTTCCTGGGACGGTGGCCGGCCCGCGCAGGAGGGTTGGTCAACTGGCATGAGATGGTGGCCCGGGCCGAGGCCGTGCTGGGCAGCCTGGGAGTACCGATAGACCCGCGCATCCCGGTGCGCAATCTATCCGTCGCGGAGCAGCAACTGACGGAGATTGCGAGGGTCCTGGCCTTGGATGTGCAGATTCTGCTGCTCGACGAACCGACCTCGGCCCTATCCGACCGGGACCGCGATCGGCTGTTCGGCCTCCTCCGGGGCCTGCGGGGTAAGGGCGTTTCTGTTCTGTACACGTCGCACAGACTCGGCGAGATCCGGGAGATCGGGGACCGTGCCACGGTGCTGCGTGACGGCCGGAAGGTCGGCACCGTGGCGGTTGCGGACGCCGGCGAGGACGCCGTGGTGCGCATGATGGTCGGGCGTGACATCCGCGAGCGATTTCCCAAGACGTCTGTGCCCATCGGCGCCCCGGTGCTGACCGTCCGCGACCTCTGCGCAGGTGGCCTGCTCCATGGGATCAACTTCACGGTGCACTCTGGCGAGATCCTGGGCATCTTCGGCCT is a window from the bacterium genome containing:
- a CDS encoding sugar ABC transporter ATP-binding protein gives rise to the protein MSGGEILRLEGIDKRFPGVHALDQVDLDLVEGEIHMLLGENGAGKSTLLKILSGSIQKDAGRILLRGRPVEIADAKHARALGIGMVYQELSLVPGLTVAENIFLGRWPARAGGLVNWHEMVARAEAVLGSLGVPIDPRIPVRNLSVAEQQLTEIARVLALDVQILLLDEPTSALSDRDRDRLFGLLRGLRGKGVSVLYTSHRLGEIREIGDRATVLRDGRKVGTVAVADAGEDAVVRMMVGRDIRERFPKTSVPIGAPVLTVRDLCAGGLLHGINFTVHSGEILGIFGLRGAGRTTLARSLFGLERAARAEILVNGARIEVNSPEDAIRHGIGYSTEDRRQGLVPGMGLPPNITLASLDGVTRAGIIDHREEQRIGARLVEELRIQPPILSRPVRFLSGGNQQKVVLAKWLASKSRVLIFDEPTRGIDVGAKTEVFQLMGRLCALGVGLLMLSSEIPEVLAMADRILVMHRGQITAEYRRGEATQEDLLRSAVGLSSSGLEEA
- a CDS encoding cation-transporting P-type ATPase, with product MPRHLPDLADPCGSIHTAPVEEVYRSLATGPGGLSPDEAESRLYRFGPNAIREVRRAPLVLKFLANFTHLMAVLLWVGGTAGRRTFLRCASAFVNDRSKAICGVAVSFTFLVIPFTLNV
- a CDS encoding PIN domain-containing protein; the protein is MVWAEVRAHFPGDDAFDEALASLGVQFDPVSAQAAIAAGKLWREHRKGARLARDRVVADFLVGAHARLQADALLTRDRGFYRRYFAGLSIIDPTVG
- a CDS encoding iron-containing alcohol dehydrogenase: MAGLGVRTWRLPAHAFGPGALSALEGYVASTGARRPLLVSDRAVARLGLAESVVAAAGLPQGSVGVFDDVDPELPLSCVRAALEATRAGGHDLIIGLGGGSTLDAAKVCAALSGRPGDVRDYIGVGKVPGPGLPSILIPTTAGSGSEATPNALIMDYERGEKVAMVSPHLIPTYAILDPGLTKTLPPAVTAQSGMDVLAHAIESYTSRRADMYTEMYSRHAALLAGRNLRDAVHRGGDLDARAGMLLGSFLAGAAIGQAGTSATHALAYPLGARYHVPHGLAIALLLPSVMAANRTAVEAKYAEIALLLEDGSPEGGLREGHQRLDGRAAAPAVRRLCDEIGIPMGLARHGVDPAAIPEMAAEAHAIRRLMDNNPRELSVEQVAAIFADAM
- a CDS encoding sugar ABC transporter substrate-binding protein, which gives rise to MAGPPLPKVVIGWTPPDITGVFKTATDFFEKGAADAKKAGIEVQVISRSPATHVAFADQVAIIEDYIQRKVSVIAISPIEVEVVIPAIKKANAAGIPVIIVNLLEPIKGVDVASYIGFDNTVAGMISAYSLLDYYGGPGVLGTGRKVDVKPGTYLDLKWWQDLYKTVDPKTAAIKARVAIIEGVAGGFFSTARLNGFNKVVGPFPGVKVVGTLPADWNREKGRKAAEDFLTRNPKGSLEAIWAASNEMGLGAMLSAEAAKRTEIKVFTNDVTPESTERIAEGRLMAETWHGFPEWGWYGTKFAVMLALGQKADVPQLFDVRPRTVWKGNAREYYPNPKLEPVNWAAIKAKFK
- a CDS encoding glucose 1-dehydrogenase, whose translation is MRDRGMGVRGKVAVITGGGAGIGRAAALLFAREGARVVVADVDREAGAATVAQIAAEGGEATFVAADVSRPNEVGLMVEATLTAFGRLDILVNNAAIYRQGDAETTTEDDWQRMLEVNLTGPFLCARYCIPVMRHGGGGVIVNVASEAGLVGIKGQVAYNVTKAGLIGLTRSLAVDGAPAIRANCICPGTSDTPLVAAAVARQPDPEAARRALESVRPMDRLGRPEEIAFGILCLASDELAYATGAVLSVDGGYTAQ
- a CDS encoding TIM barrel protein, which gives rise to MSRFALSTAWHIARITDARELLALPARLGFGGVELSSVGLDLAAEVREVAGDGYPPIVSLHAPCPVPYPGAARLDDLAALDERRRRAAVDFTKATVDMAAAVRARAIVLHLGAVEGTLPQPAIVQAMEDGMKVGMKVGMEAGDRDEWKALLAKGLAARKAVADRHLDRCMASLEALTAHAAGSGVRLGAETRYEYNDLPSFEEFAVILREFGDRGVGYWHDVGHGHAQQVLGLATPAQYLERYGEHLLGFHLHDARSTRDHLPPGEGDVDFEALRPYARPEHLRVFEVFNVQPEERLDRSLRYLEELNL